A genomic window from Flavobacterium phycosphaerae includes:
- the lpxD gene encoding UDP-3-O-(3-hydroxymyristoyl)glucosamine N-acyltransferase gives MKFTAAQIAGILEGEVVGNPDAEVFKLAKIEEGTEGSLTFLANPKYVNFIYTTEATITIVNNTFEPEQAIKTTLIKVDDAYQSFSKLLEYYNQVKLMKSGIEQPSVISENVIYGENLYLGSFSYIGKNVVIGNNVKIYPNTFIGDNVKIGDNCIFFAGVKIYSETEIGNNCNFHSGCIVGSDGFGFAPTEDGTFNKIPQIGNVIIEDDVEIGANSTIDRATLGTTFIRRGVKLDNHIQVAHNVEIGENTVIAAQTGIAGSTKIGSNCMIGGQVGIAGHITIGNNVRVQAQSGIGKSIPDGEVIQGSPAFNYGDFSKSYVHFRNLPKIVADIEELKKNNTPEA, from the coding sequence ATGAAATTTACAGCAGCTCAAATAGCAGGAATTCTGGAAGGCGAAGTGGTGGGAAACCCGGATGCCGAAGTATTCAAATTGGCTAAAATTGAAGAAGGTACCGAAGGGTCGCTGACTTTTTTGGCTAACCCTAAGTATGTGAATTTCATTTACACTACCGAAGCTACTATAACCATAGTCAATAACACTTTTGAACCGGAACAGGCAATCAAAACCACTTTGATTAAAGTAGATGATGCCTACCAATCGTTTTCAAAATTATTGGAATATTACAACCAAGTAAAACTAATGAAATCAGGAATTGAACAGCCTTCTGTGATTTCTGAAAATGTAATTTATGGTGAAAACCTATACTTGGGAAGCTTCAGTTATATTGGTAAAAATGTGGTTATTGGCAACAACGTAAAAATTTACCCCAATACCTTTATTGGCGACAACGTAAAAATTGGCGATAATTGTATCTTTTTTGCCGGTGTAAAAATATATTCAGAAACCGAAATAGGGAATAATTGTAATTTCCACTCCGGATGCATAGTAGGTTCTGACGGTTTTGGTTTCGCACCAACAGAAGACGGAACTTTTAATAAAATTCCACAAATTGGCAACGTAATCATTGAGGATGATGTTGAGATTGGTGCCAATTCGACCATTGACAGAGCGACTTTGGGCACAACTTTTATCAGAAGAGGCGTTAAATTAGACAATCATATTCAAGTAGCACACAATGTAGAGATTGGCGAGAATACTGTTATTGCAGCACAAACCGGCATTGCAGGTTCGACCAAAATCGGCAGCAATTGTATGATTGGTGGACAAGTTGGGATTGCCGGACACATAACCATTGGTAATAATGTACGCGTTCAAGCCCAATCAGGTATCGGAAAAAGCATTCCGGACGGAGAAGTCATACAAGGGTCACCTGCCTTTAATTATGGTGATTTCAGTAAATCGTATGTGCATTTCAGAAACCTGCCTAAGATTGTGGCTGATATTGAGGAATTAAAAAAGAATAATACACCCGAAGCATAA
- a CDS encoding HD domain-containing protein gives MSNTNKLKIFNDPIYGFITIPDTLVYDLIQHPYFQRLRRISQMGLSYLVYPGAHHTRFHHALGAMHMMQKAVEVLRFKEVTISKDEENALYIAILLHDIGHGPFSHAMEHSIVEEVNHEAISLLFMNKLNEEFGGRLSLAIQVFKGEYHRKFMLQLISSQLDMDRMDYLKRDSFYSGVAEGNINSDRLIQMMTVVDDVLVMEEKGIYSIEKFLMARRLMYWQAYLHKTSLVAELTLTKTLQRAKELLHRGVGVECSSPLLYFMKHKVTLEKFSDTDLNTFAQLDDFDVISALKNWQYHDDFILSSLSKMIINRDLSKVKLNSEKFPKEVLEDMTTRFIKDHNITQQEAKYFIFKGKIKNQAYSKEAEPIRILKKDRTIEDVVEASDQLNLKALSKPVTKYYICFPKVLSEK, from the coding sequence TTGAGTAATACCAATAAACTAAAAATATTCAACGACCCGATTTATGGGTTTATTACCATACCCGATACGTTGGTGTATGATTTAATTCAACATCCTTACTTTCAACGCTTGCGCCGCATTTCGCAAATGGGATTGTCTTATTTGGTTTATCCGGGGGCGCACCATACCCGTTTTCACCACGCGCTGGGCGCCATGCACATGATGCAAAAAGCCGTTGAAGTACTGCGTTTTAAAGAAGTTACCATCTCAAAAGACGAAGAGAATGCTTTGTATATCGCTATACTGTTGCACGACATTGGTCACGGGCCTTTTTCGCACGCCATGGAGCACAGCATAGTGGAAGAAGTGAATCACGAAGCCATTTCGTTGTTATTCATGAATAAGCTAAATGAAGAATTTGGTGGGCGATTGAGTTTAGCCATCCAAGTATTCAAAGGTGAATACCATCGAAAATTCATGCTACAGCTGATTTCAAGTCAGTTAGATATGGATCGAATGGATTACTTGAAACGCGACAGTTTTTACTCGGGTGTAGCGGAGGGCAACATTAATTCTGACCGATTAATCCAGATGATGACGGTAGTGGATGATGTTTTGGTGATGGAGGAAAAAGGCATCTACTCGATAGAAAAGTTCTTGATGGCACGTCGTTTAATGTATTGGCAAGCCTATTTGCACAAAACGAGTTTGGTGGCCGAACTGACTTTGACCAAAACCCTGCAAAGAGCAAAAGAGTTATTGCACAGAGGTGTTGGAGTTGAATGCAGCAGCCCGTTACTGTACTTCATGAAGCACAAAGTTACCTTAGAAAAGTTTTCAGATACTGATTTAAATACGTTTGCTCAATTGGATGATTTTGATGTGATTAGCGCTTTGAAAAATTGGCAGTATCACGACGACTTTATCTTGTCGAGTTTGAGTAAAATGATTATCAATCGCGATTTGTCGAAAGTAAAACTCAACAGTGAAAAGTTTCCGAAAGAAGTGTTGGAAGACATGACGACTCGCTTTATAAAAGACCACAATATCACCCAACAAGAGGCTAAATATTTTATCTTTAAAGGCAAGATTAAGAATCAGGCCTACAGCAAGGAGGCAGAACCCATACGCATTTTAAAGAAAGACCGAACCATAGAAGATGTGGTGGAAGCTTCGGACCAATTGAATTTGAAAGCCTTGTCTAAGCCGGTGACTAAATATTATATCTGTTTTCCGAAAGTACTCTCAGAAAAATAG
- the menD gene encoding 2-succinyl-5-enolpyruvyl-6-hydroxy-3-cyclohexene-1-carboxylic-acid synthase produces MIYPKIPLAQSIIEICLAKGVHDIIISPGSRNAPLTIGFTNNPNFRCYSIADERCAAFFALGIAQQTQKPVAVVCTSGSALLNYYPAFAEAFYSQIPLVVISADRPHDKIDIGDGQTIRQENVFLNHSLYNANLLEEASEENDVFINEAINVAIAHKGPVHINAPFEEPLYETINKLSVDCNVTGLFKVHRQVRVEDLIAFSTLWNHSQKILVLIGENFPNTIEQQWLNQLAALPSVLIMTETTSNLHHPSFINNIDNLITPFSVKEFTELQPRILITFGGMIVSKRVKAFLRKYKPRHHWHIDELRAYDTFGILTKHFHVTPNQFFKQFLPHVKEVESDYKATFEAIQQSRKIKHKAYLSELAFCDLLAFETILSHLPEKIQLQISNSAAIRYAQLFAIDESIEVFCNRGTSGIDGSTSTAIGAAVGSQKPTVLITGDVSFLYDSNALWNNYIPKNFKIILVNNGGGGIFRILPGHQENDTFNTYFETSHCLTAEHLAKMYRFNYTTASDKKSLAKGLKELFSQNEHPAILEVFTPTRDNDKLLKQYFKELV; encoded by the coding sequence ATGATCTATCCCAAAATACCTTTAGCACAGAGCATAATTGAAATCTGTCTTGCCAAAGGAGTTCACGATATAATAATTTCTCCCGGTTCGCGCAATGCGCCGTTAACCATAGGCTTTACCAATAATCCTAACTTTCGTTGTTACAGTATTGCTGACGAACGTTGTGCAGCCTTCTTTGCGCTGGGCATTGCACAACAAACCCAAAAACCGGTGGCAGTCGTTTGTACTTCGGGCTCCGCTTTGTTAAACTATTATCCCGCTTTTGCCGAAGCCTTCTACAGCCAAATTCCGCTGGTAGTCATTTCGGCCGATAGACCCCATGATAAGATTGATATTGGTGACGGACAAACCATTCGTCAGGAGAATGTATTTTTGAACCATTCGCTTTATAATGCCAATTTACTCGAAGAAGCTTCTGAAGAAAACGATGTCTTTATCAATGAAGCCATTAATGTAGCCATTGCCCACAAAGGACCGGTACACATCAACGCGCCTTTTGAAGAGCCTTTATACGAAACCATCAACAAGCTTTCGGTAGATTGTAATGTTACCGGCTTGTTTAAAGTGCACCGACAGGTTAGGGTGGAAGACCTAATTGCTTTTTCGACTTTATGGAATCACAGTCAAAAAATCTTAGTGCTGATAGGCGAGAATTTCCCTAATACCATAGAGCAACAATGGTTGAATCAACTGGCGGCACTCCCGTCAGTGCTCATCATGACTGAAACGACTTCTAATTTGCACCACCCATCGTTTATCAATAACATTGACAACTTGATTACGCCTTTTTCGGTAAAGGAATTTACCGAATTGCAACCAAGAATTTTGATTACGTTTGGCGGTATGATTGTTTCCAAACGAGTAAAAGCCTTTTTGCGAAAATATAAACCTCGACACCATTGGCACATTGACGAGCTCAGAGCCTACGATACTTTTGGCATTTTAACCAAGCATTTTCATGTAACACCGAATCAGTTTTTTAAACAGTTTTTGCCGCATGTAAAAGAGGTCGAAAGTGACTATAAAGCCACCTTTGAAGCCATTCAGCAATCCAGAAAAATAAAACACAAAGCGTATTTGTCTGAACTAGCTTTCTGTGATTTGCTGGCTTTTGAAACCATCCTTTCGCATTTGCCTGAAAAAATACAACTGCAAATCAGCAATAGTGCTGCCATTCGATACGCGCAGTTGTTTGCTATTGACGAATCCATTGAAGTATTTTGTAACCGAGGAACCAGTGGTATTGACGGCAGTACTTCTACTGCCATAGGAGCAGCTGTAGGAAGCCAAAAACCAACCGTTTTGATTACCGGTGACGTTAGCTTTTTGTATGACAGCAATGCCCTTTGGAACAATTATATTCCGAAAAATTTCAAAATCATTTTGGTCAATAACGGCGGTGGCGGTATTTTCAGGATATTGCCGGGGCATCAGGAAAATGATACCTTCAATACTTATTTTGAAACCTCGCATTGTTTGACGGCCGAGCATTTGGCTAAAATGTACCGATTTAACTATACCACAGCCAGTGATAAAAAGTCGTTAGCCAAAGGGTTAAAAGAGCTATTCAGTCAAAATGAGCACCCCGCTATCTTAGAAGTTTTCACTCCCACAAGGGATAATGATAAACTATTAAAGCAATATTTTAAGGAATTAGTATAA
- a CDS encoding GNAT family N-acetyltransferase: MTKIVLRPYTPKDAEPIVAILNYYIVNSTALYDYTQRTLEQQQAIFEDKLSKGFPVIVATIDDRLVGFGYYSEFRFREAYKYTVEHSVYVMPNEHGKGIGHVIMQRLIDLARQQNLHTMIAVIDSENQSSVAFHEKFGFKTVAVIKETGYKFDRWLHSQFMQLLLE; the protein is encoded by the coding sequence ATGACCAAAATAGTCCTTAGACCCTACACCCCCAAAGATGCCGAACCCATAGTGGCCATCCTTAATTACTACATCGTCAATTCGACGGCTTTGTATGATTATACCCAGCGCACGCTCGAACAACAGCAGGCCATTTTTGAAGACAAACTAAGCAAAGGGTTTCCGGTTATCGTGGCTACTATTGACGACCGGTTGGTGGGTTTTGGGTACTACAGCGAATTTCGTTTCAGGGAAGCTTATAAATATACGGTGGAACATTCGGTTTATGTGATGCCCAACGAACACGGTAAAGGCATTGGTCACGTCATTATGCAGCGCCTCATCGACTTAGCCCGACAACAAAATCTTCATACCATGATAGCCGTGATTGATTCCGAGAACCAAAGCAGTGTGGCTTTTCATGAAAAATTCGGTTTCAAAACGGTAGCGGTAATCAAAGAAACCGGCTATAAGTTTGACCGCTGGCTGCACAGTCAGTTTATGCAGTTATTGCTGGAGTAG
- a CDS encoding gluzincin family metallopeptidase, which produces MNFRILTCLIVVSSSIHLFSQESAPHLKGKVKISIKEGTFDCDLTLSNIPRIQDYLIRLNSGMNLLHIRSKKPNDFVPIYDKSDKDSTSTGESSAYYLPGNAKNTKFLPEELQFRYVGKFPVANDTIENFSRQDWKGNIAFNGISLRTDGRQSAWYPIIYDAKKDIVYDRVVYDIEIICPDCATIYANGNKPVSSTNAHLKSNEPEEIALFCGNYNVFDDSTITILNPKFPEEKIKQFSTLVSSYKKYYEQKLNIPFNQTPTFINTTPTSKKNGWLFVVYPTIMGIGWGENGLAGIFEEKSQKFYKPLIAHELGHYYFGTIKVFNTELGDMMSEGFTEYMALKLTEENQTEKNYDEVVARKIKDLKDFKPNPFAMVKSITDISDRETYVYDYAPIIFIAIEKEIGKKKMWEWLKNILETQTAFTNYDFLVSTLKSTLKNDKKTASLINDYFNSPEATANAIKKITEK; this is translated from the coding sequence ATGAATTTCCGAATTTTAACGTGTCTCATAGTAGTATCATCCTCAATCCATTTATTTTCTCAAGAAAGCGCTCCCCATTTAAAAGGTAAAGTCAAAATTTCTATCAAAGAAGGGACTTTTGATTGCGACTTAACCTTGAGCAATATTCCAAGAATTCAAGATTACTTGATTCGTTTAAATTCAGGTATGAATTTATTACACATCCGAAGTAAAAAACCAAATGACTTTGTTCCTATTTATGACAAATCAGATAAAGATTCAACATCTACCGGCGAATCCTCAGCCTATTATTTACCGGGAAATGCTAAAAACACCAAATTTCTACCCGAAGAATTGCAATTTAGATATGTTGGTAAATTTCCTGTAGCCAATGATACTATTGAAAATTTCTCCAGACAAGATTGGAAAGGAAATATTGCGTTTAACGGAATATCACTAAGAACTGACGGTCGGCAAAGTGCTTGGTATCCGATTATTTATGATGCCAAAAAAGATATTGTTTATGACAGAGTCGTCTATGATATTGAAATAATTTGCCCTGATTGTGCTACAATTTATGCCAATGGTAATAAGCCGGTAAGTTCAACTAATGCACATCTGAAAAGCAATGAACCCGAAGAAATAGCTTTGTTTTGCGGCAATTACAATGTCTTTGACGACAGCACTATTACTATTTTGAATCCGAAATTTCCGGAAGAAAAAATCAAACAATTTTCAACACTGGTTTCGAGTTATAAAAAATACTACGAACAAAAATTAAACATACCATTTAATCAAACCCCTACTTTCATCAACACTACGCCTACTTCAAAGAAAAACGGTTGGCTTTTTGTGGTCTATCCAACCATTATGGGGATTGGCTGGGGAGAAAATGGGTTAGCCGGAATATTTGAAGAAAAATCACAAAAATTCTACAAACCACTCATAGCACACGAATTAGGTCATTATTATTTTGGTACAATTAAAGTTTTTAATACTGAATTAGGCGATATGATGTCGGAAGGTTTTACCGAATATATGGCTTTAAAATTAACCGAAGAAAATCAAACCGAAAAAAACTATGATGAAGTAGTCGCTAGGAAAATTAAGGACCTTAAAGACTTTAAGCCAAATCCATTTGCTATGGTAAAATCAATAACCGATATAAGCGACAGAGAAACTTATGTGTACGATTATGCTCCGATCATTTTTATTGCCATTGAAAAAGAAATCGGAAAAAAGAAAATGTGGGAATGGTTAAAAAATATTTTAGAAACCCAAACAGCTTTCACGAACTATGACTTTTTGGTTTCCACTTTGAAAAGCACCTTAAAAAATGATAAAAAAACAGCATCGCTTATCAACGACTATTTTAATAGTCCAGAGGCAACAGCAAATGCCATAAAGAAAATAACCGAAAAGTAA
- a CDS encoding helix-turn-helix transcriptional regulator yields MKEASSLSSYLGLTQEDLGLILNLSRRHISNYESGSRSIPTASLELLSAIVSYVHTPEATLNSPALAKQKELKLKALNDMLEDNDFQQDGLQRKLTRAEAKCESKLKALLTVEFMAQREESQDKTNQAVLRSINSKTEKSLKVNGWIYIFSTQLKLHWLQQQKAQLQAEILTLKRNLKK; encoded by the coding sequence ATGAAAGAAGCATCCTCTTTAAGCAGTTACTTGGGACTCACCCAAGAAGACTTGGGCCTGATCCTAAACCTTAGCCGACGTCATATTTCTAACTATGAGTCGGGTTCACGCTCGATACCCACGGCATCGCTTGAATTGCTGTCGGCTATCGTTAGCTATGTCCATACTCCCGAGGCTACTCTCAATTCACCGGCTTTGGCCAAACAAAAAGAGCTAAAACTAAAAGCGCTGAATGACATGTTAGAAGATAATGATTTCCAACAAGATGGTCTCCAACGAAAGCTTACCCGTGCGGAAGCCAAATGTGAGAGCAAGTTAAAAGCCTTACTGACGGTAGAATTCATGGCGCAACGCGAAGAAAGCCAAGACAAAACCAATCAGGCCGTTCTGCGCAGCATAAACAGCAAAACCGAGAAGAGCCTGAAAGTGAACGGATGGATTTATATTTTTAGTACTCAATTAAAGCTTCATTGGCTCCAACAACAAAAAGCCCAATTGCAGGCCGAAATCCTTACCTTGAAACGAAACCTAAAAAAATAG
- a CDS encoding phytanoyl-CoA dioxygenase family protein codes for MTEIERHKTEIKENGFTTVDNIYSDQEIEQILFAIDQADNNRETFRKSSDLFAIRQFLNEIPTTTNLVFNDNLKNLVKQVFGDNYFVVKSIYFDKPETSNWYVSYHQDLTISVDKKVEIENFGPWTTKQNQFAVQPPIDILENIFTIRIHLDETDENNGALKVIPKSHLKKVYRPETIAWDIEKETTCNVKKGGVMIMKPLLLHSSSRTTNNKKRRVIHIEFSNQELPTELKWAERLN; via the coding sequence ATGACAGAAATTGAAAGACATAAAACTGAAATTAAGGAAAATGGTTTTACAACCGTCGATAATATATATTCTGACCAAGAGATTGAGCAAATTTTATTCGCAATTGACCAGGCAGACAATAACAGAGAAACTTTCAGAAAATCATCTGATCTTTTCGCAATAAGACAATTTTTAAATGAAATTCCAACAACTACTAATTTGGTATTTAATGATAATTTGAAAAATCTTGTCAAACAAGTATTTGGAGACAATTATTTTGTTGTCAAAAGTATTTATTTTGATAAACCAGAAACTTCAAATTGGTATGTTTCTTATCATCAAGACTTAACAATTTCAGTTGATAAAAAAGTAGAAATTGAAAATTTTGGTCCATGGACAACGAAACAAAATCAATTTGCAGTTCAACCACCAATTGACATATTGGAAAACATTTTTACAATACGTATTCATCTTGACGAAACAGATGAAAATAATGGTGCTTTAAAAGTAATTCCAAAATCACATTTAAAGAAAGTTTATAGACCCGAAACTATAGCTTGGGATATAGAAAAAGAAACAACCTGCAATGTAAAAAAAGGCGGTGTAATGATTATGAAACCTTTGCTTTTGCACAGTTCAAGCAGGACAACAAACAATAAAAAGAGAAGAGTAATACACATAGAGTTTTCTAATCAAGAATTACCAACAGAATTAAAATGGGCGGAACGACTGAACTAA